In Citrus sinensis cultivar Valencia sweet orange chromosome 3, DVS_A1.0, whole genome shotgun sequence, the sequence AGAATGGGGAGCAAGAGTCATGCTCCCTAAGGAGTAGGAATTATGCTCCTAAGAATGAGGAGCATGAGTCATGATTTCCATGGAGCAGAAACCATGCTCTTCTAATAATAGAACCATGGTCCCTAGAGCAAAAATATGGTTCCTTAGGGAGCAGAACCATGCTCCCTTAAGGAGCAAGAACCTAGCTCCCCCAGGAGCAGAAGTCATGCTCCCCATGAAGCAGGAACTCCCCATGAATGGAGAGCAGAGTCGTGCTCCCCAAGGAGCAGGAACCATGCTCCTAAGAATGGAGAGTAGGAGTCATGCTCCCTAAAGAGCAGGAATTATGCCATCAAAAATGGGGAGCAAGAGTCGTGCTTCCCAAGGAGCAGGAATTATACTCCCTCAAGAATAAAACTATGGTCCCTAGAGCAAAAATCATGGGCAACAAAAGTCATGCTCCCCAAGGATGGGGAGAAAGAGTCATGCTTCCCACGGAGCAGGAATTATGCTCCCCCAATAATAAAACTATAGTCCCCATGGCCAAAGCAAAAATCATGGTTCCAAACATGATATTGATATTAAGTTAATgtgaacaatattttaatacccCATAATCTCATgtaccaaacacacccttaatCCACCATTAATATGCAGCCCCAACAATTGGACATTATTTCATAGAATCATGTATCtataatgatataataaacGACTTTCTCAAGGTTTATATTTACCCACTTTTAAGTGGGTGAATTTAAACTTCAAATAaccataaagaaaatttttaattaattaattattaaacttCATCATTTCTTATTCGTATAGTATATTTGTATtagtttcataaatatttgttaTGATTAAATTCTTTGTATCCTAATTCTGTATCTATAGTAGTACTCATTGATTGCAAATACAAATATTGAATGAGAAACTTTTGTacatcaaaactcaaaagtctCATGACAGTTGTGCTACATGtatgcaattaattaaataaacattatGGTTTCTTAGTCTATATGTTGTCTTGTAGTTATGCACTcactttgtttttgaaaaaaaaatcattattattttgtgttaAGTCTAATTACAATAGCCAACAATGCCTTAATTAAGTTAGTCATCACTTtctcttcttaattttaagatGGAGGGTTCgcttaaaaactataaatcTAAAGTATTAAGTTTttggtaaatatttattacagCCCGCTTGGAATTATTCTTAAGAGTCTCAgaagtaattttgaaaagttaaaatttaattttagtacttgataaattttttttaaaatcacttttgataAAGTCACTTCATCCTaaagcatatttttaaaaatagggGTAGAAtaacttttgaaaattaattttatacttagtaattattataattctaatccaaaacatttctttttttaattaagaaaataaatttattagcaattatattgagataacaaaataaaaattactttagttatcaattattatatacactcactaaaaaaaaaattatatatacaagTTAATAAATgtgcaaataaattttatttaacattatcgtcattttaatcatttgtaTTCTTACAGTAGTTTAATAGTAAGATTCACCAAAGATgtataattgtttttaaaactcacaacATTTTTAcgatcaaattttattaaaccgTTAACTGATTATTTTCacagttgatttttttttacaacacaactataacaattattttaaaaattatagccTTTACAAAAAAACTGATTCTTATTGTAGATTGTATACaatgttaattttatctcatatttgtatgataaatatttatatttttgttaaagatGATTAGATCTTCTTTTACTTGTATAAATGATTGACCTTGTTTTTCAACCTATCAATAATCGGCCTGACAACTATATAGATAAGCACTTATAAGTGCTAGTTACGAGTCCTGAAAACGCCACATACcatcaacttttatttcagGACTATAAccctttttaaataaaaaaaaaaaaatcattctagATTCACAGTACTTCAATACTTAAACAGACATTGGTCCCAAAAAGACTACGAACCTTTTTATTGAGGGAGAAGACTGTCCATAATTAATGAATTCAAGGGGCTCACTTTAATATTAGGTAATTGTTTGGATGGCTATTAAGTCAACGACCACTTGAGGTGGgaaacaaattttcaattcagtAGAAACACGTCTATTCGTGGTACCAAATTCTCtctagaaaagaaataaataaatcgttgtacaaaattgaattaaacGTTAACCTGCACGTGATTTGTTCAACTCATTGGAAACATCTATAGCTCAAATCGTTGTACAGAGTTGAACTAATTGTTAAGCTCGTGATTTGTCATTAccagtaattaattaatttttaagctaGACCAAATTAAAGTTTAGACAACGAAGGTTCTCAAAGTAGCCTGTAGTCTGTACGATCCAATGAGCCATGCcatataatatatacacaattCAACAATTACAGGTCCTCCGAGTTCTGCATTTATACAGTAACTGAAGTCCAGCCTGGAAATTACGCATTTTTGTAGTTCATATCCACTTCAAAAAtctttcttcaaaaaattatgaagagtTTTACTCCTAAATTACAAGAAATCTTACTCCCACAAACACATGCACATACTTAAACTTATagcaataattaaataacacaTAAGATATCACTTCAGTTAGagcataaatttttattctaattttgtaTGCGTATCATTATTTATTCTGATGAACTATAAAATTACTCGTAATAGAACCACACCATTTAACGAATTAATACCACATCACTTAAGATAAAATGTACTacttaaaaaagataaaattagtGCATTTCTCCTAAAATAAATTGGagattcatttataaaatagaataattttgtactatatttaCTCCTTTTCCCGTGCATTCAAgcaaaataagcaaatatataatgataatttgtaatttctgaATGCAGTTTGGATAAATTTACGTTCAATAGCTTTTTCGTTTCTTCTAAATAGtgacataattttaattaataaatcaagtTGATCATGATGAACAGAACCTATTTTAACagttaatatattacaaaaacaaatgAGTGATCACGTGACAATCTAAAGCAAATCCCATACATGCATGCTGTAGAAATCTTTAACTGCAACCAAATTTTCTCCTTAATTTCGcccgaaaagaaaaagaaaaaagggaaagaagaGTTACCCGCTGATGGTCAGTTAGTTATAGTGGAAACCTAGAGCTTTTAACGGTCGGATATTAGGCCAACTAGGTGAATGTCCAAAACAAAACCGGAAGGAAATCGTTTCATACTTTGATGTTTCTAATAAAGAGAATGACAGACCAATTCTATAAGGAAAAAGCACGTTTGGAACTTTCTAAGCAATTAAGCCAAACCAAAGCCATCTCTCCGGTCGTTTAATTATTGCCAACGCAGTCAATTCAACTCTTGTATTAAATAcagatatttatatatatctatataaaaCTATAGCAGGCTTTCAACTTGCCAGCCTAAGCAGTAGCCACCATTCTCTCATTCAATTCAACTCTTTCTCCTCTATTCTAAGTCTCTCTATACAATACCAGTTTTCCCCCCTCACCCTCAGGTTTTtgctttgttttatttttatttttttcttttttatgcaTTAATTATTGAGAATATTATTCATCTGATTGGTTGTCTCTTTTGTTGTTTGGTGCGTGTTTCAATATAGTTTGATGGCAGCACATCCGGCTTATGCCGAAACGATGTCGTTTGGGGGATCAAATCATGGTCAGGGCCAAGTAGCTGTTCCTTTTGAGACCCATCAAGGGTCTTTAAAAGTTCTGCTCTTGCATGGGAATTTAGATGTCTGGGTCAAGGAGGCCAAAAACCTCCCTAATATGGACATGTTTCACAAGAAGATAGGTGACGTCTTTGGTAAGTTAAATGTAAAAGTAACCAGCAAAATTGAGAGTCACTTGTCTGATAAGATAACCAGTGACCCTTACGTCACTGTTTCTATTTGTGGTGCTGTAATTGGGAGGACTTTTGTGATTAGTAATAGCGAAAGCCCCGTCTGGATGCAGCATTTCAATGTGCCTGTTGCACACTCTGCTGCTGAAGTTCACTTTGTTGTTAAAGATAATGATTTTGTTGGCTCCCAAATTATGGGTGCTGTGGGGATACCCGTTGAGAAATTATGCTCAGGAGACAAAATTGAGGGAGCATTCCCCATTCTTAACTCGAGCCGGAAGCCCTGCAAGGCTGGAGCTGTGTTAAGTTTATCAATTCAGTACACCCCAGTTGAGAATATGAGTCTTTATTACAGGGGAGTGGGTTCCGGTCCTGATTATATTGGAGTTCCTGGTACTTATTTTCCTCTTAGGAGAGGAGGTAAAGTTACACTTTATCAAGACGCTCATGCTCATGATGGTTGCCTTGCGGATTTGAAGCTTGACGGTGGTGTGCAGTTTAACCATGAGAGCTGTTGGCAGGACGTCTATGATGCTATAAATCAGGCCCGTCGTTTGATTTACATTACAGGGTGGTCTGTCTATCACACAGTTAGACTAGTTCGGGATGGTAGTAACACGCTCATGTTAGGAGACCTCCTCAAGATTAAGTCACAGGAAGGTGTTCGGGTCCTAATTCTTGCGTGGGATGATCCTACTTCTAGAAGCATTTTGGGATATAAGACAGTAAGAAAGTGGCTGGACTAATAATACTCTTCCcaattgttgattttgtttatctGTTTTGTTGCTTAATTAAGACTCAAATTTATGTCCTTGTTCTGTGGTCATTTGCACTCAAATGAAGCATTGTTATTTAAGGACAGCAGTTGACTCCATATTGGATTCCAAACTGCAGTCTTGGTGCAGGATTGATCTTTGCCTCCGACTGTAAAGGGGCAGAAATAGTGTATTTTAGTTATATCTATGACAACTGCCTTGTGGGTATTAGCAGACGCAGAAATTGCATATGTGCACTCAGTTTAGGCAATATATAAGTCAATTTATAGTCTTTATTATGGTGGGAAATCTTTATTTTACTACGTCTCATTTAACAATGCTTTCTTGGTGTCATTGATGTTGCCTATGTTTGAATTAATTACCTGTAGTGTGGTGAGTGCATATGTACAAAATATGCAGTTTTATCATCAACTGAAAATCTGCATACTTCTTACTTATTCCATTTAGCATTCACATGCATTTCCTACTTCACTGGtcacttaataaaattatatgatttgtAGGATGGTATCATGAGCACCAATGATGAGGAGACTCGCCGTTTCTTCAAGCATTCTTCAGTGCAAGTTCTACTTTGCCCCCGATCAGCTGGAAAAGGACATAGCTTTGTTAAAAAGCAGGTTGGGATATAATTAGGCCCTTGAAATTTGCTTACATACCATACATAAATGATTTATGGTGTCAACGAAGTTGTCATATGCCCTTGAAATTTGCTTACATACCATACATAAATGATTTATGGTGTCAACGAAGTTGTCATATGCCACAATGATATTGACTAATCCAATTTATGCAGCATGATTGGATATAAATGTTAAAGTGCTAAGTTACATCTCATTGGAGAGTTGAACTTGTTTGTATATGGTAATTGCTTCCCTTGATTATGTTCTGAAAACAGAGgaaagttaaagaaaaatgacttaactggaaaagaagaaagaaatttgtagAAAAGATTTTCTCATGTGACATATATGGTAGAGCTTAACGTTGTGGAGATAGGCAGTAGATGGATGCATAAAATGCTTTGCCACTgcgttattttttttctcgcTGAAGTTAGCCATTTGGCTAATGCATAGCCAATTGAGTTGTGAAATGCTTACTAGGAAATTTCACTCTCTTAGGATCTTCTTTTCCAGAGTCATTATTTTCCCTCAGTTGTGGAAATGAATGActctttttcaatataaatgtTGTAATATAACTAATAGCCCGTTTGGGAGTGTGGTGACCAAAGCCCAATTATTAAGGTGTTTTGTAACACTTATAACTGGACTTTGAcagtttaacaaaaaatttttccTAACTTCAACTCTACAGCTGTAGCTTTTATTCCACAGCAGCTGCAGCTTAAAACCTACAACACCCCACTCCCAAACACACCCTGAATATAAAAGGTGCCATTATCAGTATGAGAtctaaataattgattttcttcaatttctagTTGGCATTAGTAGCGGTTCACCTGTGGTGATCTTGTATAAATATATGTCATATGTGTGATTGTCTCTGTATATAATGTTCAAGATCAGTATTATCTTTGacaaattgtttcaaatgattttttgaCTTTCAGGAAGTAGGAACAATCTATACACATCACCAGAAAACTGTGGTTGTAGATGCTGATGCAGGACAATTTAAAAGGAAGATCATCGCATTTGTTGGAGGTCTTGATTTATGTAAGGGTCGGTATGATACTCCTGCACATCCCCTTTTTAAGACATTAGAGACAGTGCACAAGGATGACTACTATAACCCTTCACTCCTGGTAAACATTTAACAAATGTTCCTTTTCCATTTGATCTGAACGCTTATCCATACTCTAATCTTCTCTTTTACTAGCTGAGCATCAGGGCACTCAAGAAGATGAAAGATTTGAtccttagaaaaattaatcattactAAAATTTACTGCAATTATGTTAAggttttccttttcctttttgtttttgaaactCAATCAGGAGCCTATTGCTGGTGGTCCAAGAGAACCATGGCATGACCTGCACTGTCGAATCGA encodes:
- the LOC102578045 gene encoding phospholipase D gamma (The RefSeq protein has 3 substitutions compared to this genomic sequence), with translation MAAHPAYAETMSFGGSNHGQGQEAVPFETHQGSLKVLLLHGNLDIWVKEAKNLPNMDMFHKKIGDVFGKLNVKVTSKIESHLSDKITSDPYVTVSICGAVIGRTFVISNSESPVWMQHFNVPVAHSAAEVHFVVKDNDFVGSQIMGAVGIPVEKLCSGDKIEGAFPILNSSRKPCKAGAVLSLSIQYTPVENMSLYYRGVGSGPDYIGVPGTYFPLRRGGKVTLYQDAHAHDGCLADLKLDGGVQFNHESCWQDVYDAINQARRLIYITGWSVYHTVRLVRDGSNTLMLGDLLKIKSQEGVRVLILAWDDPTSRSILGYKTDGIMSTNDEETRRFFKHSSVQVLLCPRSAGKGHSFVKKQEVGTIYTHHQKTVVVDADAGQFKRKIIAFVGGLDLCKGRYDTPAHPLFKTLETVHKDDYYNPSLLEPIAGGPREPWHDLHCRIDGPAAYDILTNFEERWLKASKPHGLQKLKSSNDDSLLKLERIPEIVGMTEASYLSEKDPEAWHAQVFRSIDSNSVKGFPVDPRDATSMNLVCGKNILIDMSIHTAYVKAIRAAQHFIYIENQYFLGSSFNWDSHRDLGANNLIPMEIALKIANKIRANERFAAYILIPMWPEGVTTSPQIQRILYWQHKTMQMMYETIYKALVESGLQNKYVPQDYLNFFCLGNREALDGVDSSNAKDSTAANTPQALAKKNRRFQIYIHSKGMIVDDEYVVIGSANINQRSLEGTRDTEIAMGAYQPRHTWASKLSNPYGQVYGYRMSLWAEHIGAIEECFNRPESLGCVRRVRSLSEQNWKQYAADEVTQLKGHLLKYPVDVDPTGKVNALPGCAQFPDVGGNILGSFIAIQENLTI